The Vigna unguiculata cultivar IT97K-499-35 chromosome 6, ASM411807v1, whole genome shotgun sequence genome contains a region encoding:
- the LOC114188238 gene encoding transcription repressor MYB6-like — protein sequence MGRAPCCSKVGLHRGPWTPREDALLTKYIQAHGEGQWRSLPKRAGLLRCGKSCRLRWMNYLRPDIKRGNITPEEDDLIIRMHSLLGNRWSLIAGRLPGRTDNEIKNYWNTHLSKKLRNQGTDPKTHHRLTVPPEKKKGKKKNKQKHENKKATSEKTLVYLPKAVRVKALSCVPRTESTFTLDSNSGSASTSQEKVQSPEEEAREVNMVWGVGNEGDNGGVGIFFGEDHDLVNTSSYVECHSDDVHTDHGTLQKLYEEYLQLLKDEEKPADELDSFAQSLLV from the exons ATGGGTAGAGCTCCTTGTTGCTCCAAAGTAGGGTTGCACAGAGGTCCATGGACTCCACGAGAAGATGCATTGCTCACTAAGTATATTCAAGCTCATGGAGAAGGCCAGTGGAGATCACTGCCAAAAAGAGCTG GTCTTCTGAGATGCGGAAAAAGTTGCAGACTGAGATGGATGAACTATCTGAGACCAGACATAAAGAGAGGAAACATAACCCCAGAAGAAGACGATCTCATAATTAGAATGCATTCACTTTTAGGAAATCGATGGTCCCTCATTGCTGGAAGATTACCAGGACGAACAGATAATGAGATAAAGAATTACTGGAATACCCATCTTAGCAAGAAGCTGAGAAATCAAGGAACTGATCCTAAGACGCACCACAGGTTAACCGTACCACCAGAGAAGAAGAAGGGCAAGAAGAAGAACAAGCAAAAGCACGAGAATAAGAAAGCGACCTCGGAGAAAACCTTAGTTTATCTACCAAAAGCCGTGAGGGTTAAGGCTCTGTCGTGTGTGCCTCGGACGGAGAGCACCTTCACCCTGGATTCGAATTCAGGTAGTGCATCGACGAGCCAGGAGAAAGTTCAGAGCCCAGAAGAGGAAGCAAGAGAGGTAAACATGGTTTGGGGTGTAGGAAACGAAGGAGACAATGGTGGGGTTGGGATTTTCTTCGGCGAAGACCATGACCTAGTCAACACTTCCTCTTACGTGGAATGTCATTCCGATGATGTTCACACTGATCATGGTACGCTACAAAAGCTCTACGAAGAGTACTTGCAGCTCTTGAAGGATGAAGAGAAACCTGCGGATGAATTAGATTCTTTTGCCCAATCTTTATTGGTGTAG